Proteins encoded within one genomic window of Thalassospira sp. TSL5-1:
- a CDS encoding DMT family transporter: MSLLESKTRATLIGTIAVLLWALLALFTTQVKSIPPFQLVSLCFAIAAIFSGLWISRKGLSAFRALRQPVGAWVLSVGGLFGYHFFYFVALANAPAVDASLIAYLWPLFIVLLSALLPGERLRWFHIAGAICGLGGAAVLVSKGQGVRFDPAFAIGYGAALVCSILWSGYSVLNRRYRAVPVEAVCGFCAGAAILGFITHGLLETWVTPDATQWLAIAGLGLGPVGVAFFVWDYGTKHGDIQVLGVSAYAAPLLSTLILIAVGRAPASPAVIWGCLLIVGGALLASKNMLRRRPQKVT, encoded by the coding sequence ATGTCTTTGCTTGAGTCTAAAACCCGGGCAACCCTGATTGGGACGATTGCTGTTTTGTTGTGGGCCTTGCTGGCCCTGTTTACCACACAGGTAAAATCCATTCCGCCGTTTCAACTGGTCAGCCTGTGCTTTGCGATTGCCGCCATTTTTAGTGGCCTGTGGATTTCCCGTAAGGGCCTGTCGGCTTTTCGGGCGCTGCGGCAGCCGGTAGGGGCGTGGGTTTTGTCGGTTGGCGGGTTGTTTGGGTATCATTTTTTCTATTTTGTCGCCCTGGCCAATGCACCTGCTGTTGATGCCAGCCTTATCGCCTATTTATGGCCTTTGTTTATTGTTTTGCTTTCTGCCCTGCTGCCGGGTGAAAGGTTGCGATGGTTTCATATTGCCGGGGCCATATGTGGTTTGGGCGGGGCTGCGGTGCTTGTCAGCAAGGGGCAGGGGGTTCGGTTTGATCCCGCATTTGCCATTGGCTATGGCGCGGCATTGGTATGTTCAATTTTGTGGTCCGGTTATTCGGTTTTGAACCGTCGCTATCGCGCTGTCCCGGTCGAGGCCGTTTGCGGGTTTTGTGCCGGGGCGGCGATATTGGGTTTTATCACGCACGGTTTGCTTGAAACCTGGGTGACACCCGATGCCACACAGTGGCTTGCGATTGCCGGGTTGGGTCTCGGACCGGTTGGGGTGGCATTTTTCGTTTGGGATTACGGCACCAAACATGGCGATATTCAGGTGCTTGGCGTGTCGGCCTATGCTGCCCCGTTGTTATCAACCCTGATTTTAATCGCCGTTGGCCGTGCGCCCGCCAGTCCGGCGGTTATCTGGGGGTGTTTGCTAATTGTTGGTGGGGCGCTTTTGGCGTCCAAAAACATGTTGCGGCGACGGCCACAAAAAGTGACTTGA
- a CDS encoding AraC family transcriptional regulator — translation MLSFRNYRSETLTHSHDDFHQIIISHHGVLDLDVDGAGGEVRGRQIAFVPAGAKHAYRAQGMNRFLVIDLDAQLAENAGLEQLWRKAGGGAYLSVARDIRFGDLENLLAAKSSFGDTGLGSSCQIGAGFPLVSAANVDMALDGYANARSMTGQYNMLPFLTDLLRAAHMGPQVRSVRHDKQQEQEGGIPPRVARAMEWASARLGEPVSIAGMARIAALSESALFAAFERHIGCSPMRWLAALRLDCGRDLLTDHNNTDTIGEIARQAGFQDQAAFSRAFSRRFGLSPAQYRKQCRVCGT, via the coding sequence TTGCTTAGTTTTCGCAATTATCGGTCCGAAACCTTGACGCATAGTCATGATGATTTTCATCAGATCATCATTTCGCATCATGGTGTTTTGGATTTGGATGTTGATGGGGCAGGGGGCGAGGTTCGGGGGCGGCAAATTGCCTTTGTTCCGGCGGGGGCGAAGCATGCTTATCGTGCCCAGGGCATGAACCGGTTTCTGGTGATCGATCTGGATGCCCAGCTGGCCGAAAATGCGGGGCTAGAGCAGCTTTGGCGCAAGGCAGGTGGCGGGGCCTACCTTTCGGTGGCACGCGATATCCGTTTTGGTGATCTTGAAAATTTACTAGCGGCGAAATCGTCTTTTGGTGATACCGGTTTGGGGTCTTCGTGCCAAATAGGGGCGGGTTTTCCCCTTGTGTCGGCGGCGAATGTTGATATGGCCCTGGATGGGTATGCAAACGCGCGGAGTATGACCGGCCAGTATAATATGCTGCCTTTTCTAACGGATCTTTTGCGCGCTGCCCATATGGGGCCGCAGGTCAGAAGCGTCAGGCATGATAAGCAGCAAGAACAGGAAGGTGGCATTCCGCCACGGGTGGCGCGGGCAATGGAATGGGCCAGTGCACGCTTGGGTGAACCTGTTAGCATCGCCGGGATGGCCCGGATTGCCGCCTTGTCTGAAAGTGCGCTTTTTGCTGCGTTTGAACGGCATATCGGCTGCTCTCCCATGCGCTGGCTGGCGGCGTTGCGGCTGGATTGCGGGCGTGATCTGCTGACGGATCACAACAATACCGACACCATCGGCGAGATTGCACGGCAGGCTGGCTTCCAGGATCAGGCAGCCTTTTCACGGGCCTTTTCGCGCCGTTTTGGGCTTTCACCTGCGCAATATCGCAAACAATGCCGGGTGTGCGGCACATGA
- a CDS encoding adenylate/guanylate cyclase domain-containing protein, with translation MQAKHEHRSELRRYVIAMAGMATIDFCFTGAYALISGHSSVLLRAVTLNIVILIGINALGATLLFRPINRAIKGLQYGHQTNLLAAKKRLNSLHVHSTLWAFCVGLIYCSAAFGSGVFLIHDPALASTVPLATRITAGLWFSFAYAAHFAIYAYFAALDRAETVRRNMFENWQVTFDPGQARIGPRLAIVFLLLTLISSLAILLDLTLFPEIRALQGLSIQQAVMLDVIATETAAILCLFFINRTLTRPIRYLRDAVQKIAQADFTARSPIASDDEIGQLAAEFNHMAAGLAERENMRRAFERYVSRDVVELALKREQNGDPRAAGELRFATVMFCDISDFTAMSEKLAPQQVISLLNDYFDQVNAPIRHHGGVVMNYVGDALHAAFNVLHDDPDHAIHALNAALVIRQITQNSRFGDNNLIMKTRIGIHSGPVVAGPVGSNDRIDFTIQGDTANLASRLENYNKETGTEILISKTTHDLIIANTGLQKDVSFIDLGEHAMRGRQKHIGLFTVADADMPARPAQS, from the coding sequence ATGCAGGCAAAGCACGAGCACCGCAGCGAATTACGCCGCTATGTCATCGCAATGGCGGGCATGGCAACCATCGATTTTTGTTTTACCGGTGCCTATGCCCTGATTTCAGGGCATAGCAGCGTTCTATTACGTGCAGTAACGCTGAATATCGTCATTCTAATCGGCATCAATGCACTTGGTGCAACCCTGTTGTTCCGACCCATCAACCGGGCGATTAAAGGCCTGCAATACGGCCATCAAACCAATCTTTTAGCCGCAAAAAAACGGTTAAACAGCCTGCATGTCCATTCCACATTATGGGCGTTCTGCGTTGGGCTGATTTATTGTAGTGCAGCCTTTGGCAGTGGTGTTTTTCTTATTCATGATCCCGCACTTGCCAGCACCGTACCGCTGGCAACACGCATAACAGCGGGTTTATGGTTCAGCTTTGCCTATGCCGCACATTTTGCCATTTACGCCTACTTTGCCGCCCTGGACCGGGCCGAAACCGTGCGCCGCAATATGTTCGAAAACTGGCAAGTAACGTTTGACCCCGGCCAGGCCCGCATCGGGCCACGTTTGGCCATTGTCTTTCTACTGTTAACCCTGATCTCATCACTCGCCATTTTGCTGGACCTGACCCTGTTTCCCGAAATCAGGGCATTGCAAGGACTGTCGATACAGCAGGCCGTGATGCTGGATGTGATTGCAACCGAAACGGCAGCCATTCTGTGCCTGTTCTTTATTAACCGCACGCTTACCCGCCCCATCCGCTATCTGCGCGATGCGGTACAAAAAATTGCCCAGGCTGATTTCACGGCCCGCAGCCCGATTGCCAGTGACGACGAAATCGGCCAGCTTGCCGCTGAATTCAACCACATGGCTGCAGGTCTTGCCGAACGCGAAAATATGCGCCGCGCCTTTGAACGCTATGTCAGCCGTGACGTTGTGGAACTGGCCCTGAAACGCGAACAAAACGGCGACCCGCGTGCAGCAGGCGAACTCAGATTTGCCACAGTGATGTTTTGCGACATCAGCGATTTTACCGCCATGTCGGAAAAACTGGCACCACAACAGGTTATCAGCCTGTTGAATGACTATTTTGACCAGGTCAATGCGCCCATTCGCCATCACGGTGGCGTTGTCATGAATTATGTCGGTGATGCCCTGCATGCCGCCTTCAATGTGCTGCATGATGACCCCGATCACGCAATACATGCCCTAAATGCCGCCTTGGTCATTCGCCAAATTACCCAAAATTCCCGTTTTGGGGACAACAATCTGATCATGAAAACCAGAATTGGCATTCATTCGGGACCAGTTGTGGCGGGGCCGGTTGGCTCCAATGATCGCATCGATTTCACCATACAGGGCGATACGGCCAATCTGGCGTCCCGGCTGGAAAATTATAACAAGGAAACTGGGACCGAAATTCTAATCAGCAAAACAACCCACGATTTGATTATCGCCAATACCGGCCTACAGAAGGATGTAAGCTTTATTGATTTGGGCGAACACGCCATGCGCGGCCGCCAGAAACATATCGGGCTTTTCACAGTGGCAGATGCCGATATGCCCGCCCGACCAGCGCAAAGCTAG
- a CDS encoding AraC family transcriptional regulator, which produces MTTPRYQNYTVFNELKNNADIVSAGDFGDEISAVRWRRNSYAQSRYDNPDHHTLSLYLDGGTGILREQGAVPLSGDGPGRVCVMPAHVSSDWMVRGEVELFHLYIPVAAWNRAVIETLDKDPARIELTEKVFWIDPAVEKMVRRVIVPLDWSAPADRLVMSTAGYGLVGHLLSHYTAQKPGIINIRGGLSAVVRRRVTDYIAAHLERAITLDDLARVAGLSVFHFSRMFRVSLGEAPHQFVLRKRVEQSRHMLQDGQLGLAEIAVACGFSSQAHFTTRFGYIVGVSPARYRQIVRDNILGHDRMTNAL; this is translated from the coding sequence ATGACAACGCCCCGCTATCAGAATTATACCGTTTTTAATGAACTGAAAAACAATGCCGACATTGTATCTGCAGGGGATTTTGGTGACGAAATTTCCGCAGTTCGCTGGCGGCGAAATTCTTATGCGCAAAGCCGTTATGACAACCCGGATCACCACACACTCAGCCTGTATCTTGATGGTGGAACGGGCATTTTGCGCGAACAGGGCGCGGTGCCATTATCGGGGGACGGGCCCGGGCGCGTGTGTGTGATGCCCGCCCATGTGTCGTCAGACTGGATGGTGCGGGGCGAGGTGGAGCTGTTTCATCTTTATATTCCAGTAGCGGCTTGGAACCGCGCCGTGATTGAAACACTGGACAAAGACCCCGCCCGAATAGAATTAACCGAAAAGGTTTTCTGGATTGATCCGGCAGTCGAAAAAATGGTGCGCCGGGTTATTGTGCCGCTTGACTGGAGTGCGCCGGCGGATCGTCTTGTTATGTCGACGGCGGGATATGGCCTGGTGGGGCATTTATTGTCGCATTATACTGCACAGAAACCCGGCATCATCAATATTCGCGGCGGGTTAAGTGCGGTGGTGCGTCGGCGGGTGACCGATTATATTGCCGCACATCTGGAACGTGCCATTACGCTAGATGACCTTGCAAGGGTGGCGGGTTTATCGGTTTTTCATTTTTCGCGCATGTTTCGTGTCTCGCTTGGCGAGGCCCCGCACCAGTTTGTGTTGCGCAAACGGGTCGAACAGTCTCGCCATATGTTGCAGGACGGTCAATTGGGGTTGGCTGAAATTGCCGTGGCGTGTGGTTTTTCCAGTCAGGCGCATTTTACCACCCGTTTTGGTTATATAGTTGGTGTTTCACCCGCCCGCTATCGTCAGATCGTGCGCGATAACATCCTGGGTCATGACAGGATGACAAACGCCTTGTAG
- a CDS encoding DMT family transporter, which yields MTAALFAIVTLCWGFTWYAIKLQLGAIPIEISIFYRFALAAAVLAAFMALTGRLRPVPWRAHPWIFLLGCGLFAINFILMYTASSYIASGIIAVLFTTSTIFNALGNWVFYGQRPGMRFVGGAILGLGGIVCLFANQLATLSHNAAAITGMACALGGTAVFAAGNMVSVKLHKMGIPTRDAVVRGMAYGAALLLVFSLLRGEVPVLPMDPYYIAGLLYLAIPGSIIAFLAYLALVNRVGAGKAAYVTVLFPVVALTVSTFLEGYIWTPTGAAGLALILLGNITIFARIPTRKRKIPAPEIAQ from the coding sequence ATGACCGCTGCCCTGTTCGCCATTGTCACCCTGTGCTGGGGATTTACCTGGTACGCCATCAAACTGCAACTTGGTGCGATACCGATTGAAATATCGATATTCTACCGATTTGCACTTGCCGCAGCGGTTCTTGCGGCCTTTATGGCCCTAACCGGTCGCCTGCGACCTGTGCCGTGGCGGGCCCATCCGTGGATATTTCTGTTGGGCTGCGGGCTTTTCGCCATCAACTTCATTTTGATGTATACCGCCTCGTCCTATATCGCCAGCGGCATTATCGCCGTATTATTTACCACATCGACCATCTTTAATGCCCTGGGCAACTGGGTGTTTTACGGCCAGCGCCCCGGTATGCGCTTTGTCGGCGGTGCCATACTGGGTTTGGGCGGTATCGTTTGCCTGTTTGCCAACCAGCTGGCAACGCTGTCGCACAATGCAGCGGCCATTACCGGCATGGCCTGTGCCCTCGGTGGCACGGCGGTTTTCGCGGCTGGCAATATGGTATCGGTAAAATTGCACAAAATGGGCATCCCCACCCGCGATGCCGTCGTGCGCGGCATGGCCTATGGTGCAGCGTTGTTGCTGGTATTTAGTTTGTTGCGCGGTGAAGTGCCGGTTTTACCGATGGATCCCTATTACATTGCCGGGTTGCTTTATCTGGCTATTCCAGGCTCGATCATTGCGTTTTTGGCCTATCTGGCGCTGGTTAACCGGGTTGGCGCGGGCAAGGCGGCCTATGTCACGGTCCTGTTTCCTGTCGTGGCGCTTACGGTTTCAACCTTTCTTGAAGGCTATATCTGGACGCCAACAGGGGCTGCGGGGCTTGCGTTAATTTTACTGGGTAACATCACCATTTTTGCCCGTATACCGACGCGCAAACGCAAAATACCGGCACCAGAGATCGCACAATGA